The following coding sequences lie in one Mycobacterium sp. DL440 genomic window:
- a CDS encoding DUF3349 domain-containing protein, with protein sequence MNAFLAKIAAWLNAGYPEGVPGPDRVPLLALLTRRLTNDEVKAVARDLIDRGDFDHIDIGVLITQITDELPRAEDVERVRARLAAKGWPLDDPRDGEDVNDTGSDNGDDPKEPGGPA encoded by the coding sequence GTGAACGCATTTCTCGCGAAGATCGCGGCCTGGCTGAACGCCGGGTACCCCGAGGGGGTGCCAGGACCAGACCGGGTGCCGCTGTTGGCGCTGTTGACCCGGCGCCTGACCAACGACGAAGTCAAGGCCGTCGCACGGGATCTCATCGATCGCGGTGATTTCGATCACATCGACATCGGGGTCCTGATCACTCAGATCACCGACGAGCTGCCCCGCGCCGAGGACGTCGAACGAGTACGGGCACGACTGGCCGCCAAGGGCTGGCCGTTGGACGATCCGCGCGATGGCGAAGACGTCAACGACACCGGCAGTGACAACGGCGACGACCCGAAAGAGCCAGGGGGCCCGGCATAG
- a CDS encoding inorganic phosphate transporter, whose translation MSAELIVLVLLIATALAFDFTNGFHDTGNAMATSIATRALKPKTAVLLAGVLNLVGAFLSVEVAITVTSSVLKIQDSKTGSLIPTIDASTGLTIIFAGLIGGILWNLLTWLFGIPSSSSHALFGGLIGAGLAAVGLAGVNWSGVSQKVLIPAVAAPVIACLVAGCGTWLVYRITRNVAQKRRESGFRWGQIATASLVALSHGTNDAQKTMGVIALALITTGHLSGDVKNDGLPFWIIASCALAIGLGTYIGGWRVIRTLGKGLVEIESPQGLAAEASSAAIILSSSAAGMALSTTHVATGSILGSGVGKPGAEVRWAVAGRMAVAWLVTLPAAGLVGALAYWLSHGVESLTSSSLAGDGLIFLVLVALSGYMWWRAQQQKVDHSNVNADWDQSTNSVVPAEVRDAAIPSNDKPEKSGADKAAV comes from the coding sequence ATGAGCGCTGAGCTGATCGTCCTGGTGCTGTTGATAGCAACGGCACTGGCTTTTGACTTCACAAACGGCTTTCACGACACCGGCAACGCCATGGCCACCTCGATCGCCACCCGCGCTCTCAAGCCGAAGACAGCGGTGCTGCTGGCCGGGGTGCTGAACTTGGTCGGTGCGTTCCTCTCGGTCGAGGTCGCCATCACGGTCACCAGCTCGGTGCTGAAAATCCAGGACTCCAAGACCGGATCCCTGATCCCGACGATCGATGCCTCGACCGGGCTGACGATCATCTTCGCCGGCCTGATCGGCGGCATCCTGTGGAACCTGCTGACGTGGTTGTTCGGCATCCCGTCGAGCTCGTCGCATGCGCTGTTCGGTGGGTTGATCGGCGCCGGCCTGGCGGCGGTCGGTCTGGCCGGGGTGAACTGGTCCGGCGTCAGTCAGAAGGTGCTCATCCCGGCGGTGGCCGCCCCGGTGATCGCCTGCCTGGTGGCCGGCTGCGGCACCTGGCTCGTCTACCGCATCACCCGCAACGTCGCGCAGAAGCGTCGTGAGTCGGGCTTCCGCTGGGGACAGATCGCCACCGCCTCGCTCGTTGCGCTCTCGCACGGAACCAACGACGCCCAGAAGACGATGGGCGTCATCGCGCTCGCCCTCATCACCACCGGTCATCTCAGCGGGGACGTGAAGAACGACGGGCTGCCGTTCTGGATCATCGCCTCGTGCGCGCTGGCCATTGGCCTGGGCACCTACATAGGCGGCTGGCGGGTGATCCGCACGCTGGGCAAGGGTCTCGTCGAGATCGAGTCCCCGCAGGGCCTGGCCGCCGAGGCATCCTCGGCCGCGATCATCCTGAGCTCCAGCGCGGCCGGCATGGCCCTGTCCACCACCCACGTGGCGACCGGTTCGATCCTGGGCAGCGGTGTCGGTAAGCCCGGTGCCGAGGTGCGCTGGGCGGTCGCCGGCCGGATGGCGGTGGCCTGGCTGGTCACGCTGCCCGCCGCAGGCCTCGTCGGTGCGCTGGCCTATTGGCTGTCCCACGGGGTGGAGTCACTGACCTCCTCGTCGCTGGCCGGTGACGGGCTGATCTTCCTGGTCCTGGTCGCCCTGTCCGGGTACATGTGGTGGCGCGCCCAGCAGCAGAAGGTCGACCACAGCAACGTCAACGCCGATTGGGATCAGTCCACCAACTCGGTGGTGCCCGCCGAGGTGCGCGACGCCGCCATCCCGAGCAACGACAAGCCCGAGAAGTCCGGCGCCGACAAGGCCGCGGTCTGA
- a CDS encoding SDR family oxidoreductase, whose amino-acid sequence MSKNPLRRLSEQLLLTSMRPPLTERLQARDDIDVAGKRILLTGASSGIGEAAAEKFAAKGATVIAVARRQELLDDLVGRISANGGDARAHAVDLSDLDAIDELVATIERDLGGVDILINNAGRSIRRPLAESLDRWHDVERTMTLNYYSPLRLIRGLAPGMRERRDGHIINVATWGVMNESSPLFAVYNASKAALAAVSRVIETEWASVGVHSTTLYYPLVKTPMIAPTRAYDGLPGLSAAEAAEWMLTAARTRPVQIAPRMAVTAKAINTVAPGLVDAVMKRQRVQPV is encoded by the coding sequence ATGAGTAAGAACCCGCTGCGTCGGCTGTCCGAACAGCTGCTGCTGACCAGCATGCGTCCGCCGCTGACCGAACGACTGCAGGCGCGTGACGACATCGACGTCGCCGGCAAGCGGATCCTGCTGACCGGCGCCTCCTCGGGGATCGGTGAGGCCGCGGCCGAGAAGTTCGCCGCGAAGGGCGCCACGGTGATCGCGGTGGCCCGCCGTCAGGAACTGCTCGACGACCTGGTTGGGCGGATCTCCGCCAACGGCGGCGACGCCCGCGCCCATGCGGTGGACCTGTCAGACCTGGACGCCATCGACGAGCTGGTCGCCACCATCGAACGCGACCTGGGCGGCGTCGACATCCTGATCAACAACGCCGGCCGGTCGATCCGGCGCCCGCTGGCCGAATCGCTGGACCGCTGGCACGACGTGGAGCGCACCATGACGCTCAACTACTACTCGCCGCTGCGGCTCATCCGCGGCCTGGCCCCGGGCATGCGCGAACGCCGCGACGGGCACATCATCAACGTCGCCACCTGGGGCGTGATGAACGAGTCCTCGCCGCTGTTCGCGGTGTACAACGCCTCCAAGGCCGCGCTCGCGGCGGTCAGCCGCGTCATCGAGACCGAATGGGCTTCGGTCGGCGTGCATTCCACGACGCTGTACTACCCGTTGGTGAAGACCCCGATGATCGCCCCGACCCGCGCCTACGACGGGCTGCCCGGCCTGTCGGCCGCCGAGGCCGCCGAGTGGATGCTGACCGCGGCGCGCACCCGTCCGGTGCAGATCGCGCCACGGATGGCCGTGACCGCCAAGGCGATCAACACTGTAGCACCCGGGCTGGTCGACGCCGTGATGAAACGACAACGGGTCCAGCCGGTCTGA
- a CDS encoding DUF3349 domain-containing protein yields the protein MAETTSFLDNVLRWLRAGYPEGVPHTDQFALLALLTRSLSEDEVVQAAHNILRSSTGDSPVTDDDIRLAVQDVIDKEPNPEEVNQVASRLASVGWPLSTPSR from the coding sequence ATGGCTGAAACGACGAGCTTCCTGGACAACGTGCTGCGCTGGCTGCGTGCCGGTTACCCCGAAGGGGTGCCGCACACGGATCAGTTCGCCCTGCTGGCGCTGCTGACCCGGTCACTGTCCGAGGACGAGGTGGTCCAAGCCGCCCACAACATCCTGCGGTCCAGCACCGGCGACAGCCCTGTTACCGACGACGACATCCGTCTTGCGGTGCAGGACGTCATCGACAAGGAGCCCAACCCCGAAGAGGTCAATCAGGTTGCCTCGCGGCTGGCCTCGGTGGGCTGGCCGCTGTCGACACCCTCGCGCTGA
- a CDS encoding SDR family NAD(P)-dependent oxidoreductase: MTEAPVAVVTGGASGIGAAVVSALHNRGYVIGTLDLSGETRADHAVAADVSDGAAVSAGVAEIRQQLGPIAALVTSAGHYEMAPVSQIRPEAWNRMLRVHVGGLFHAARACLPDMLERRSGAVVAVASELAVGGGDGDAHYAAAKGAILGLVRSLAAEVADRGVRVNAVAPGPTDTPLLASDSPWRAADYLATLPLRRLVTPVEVARCVQYLVCDATFSTGDVVNVNAGAVI, encoded by the coding sequence ATGACTGAGGCACCTGTGGCAGTGGTTACCGGTGGGGCCAGCGGGATCGGCGCGGCCGTGGTCAGTGCACTGCACAACCGCGGATACGTCATCGGCACGCTTGATCTGTCCGGTGAAACCCGGGCGGATCATGCTGTCGCAGCCGATGTTTCCGATGGTGCCGCGGTGTCCGCCGGGGTCGCCGAGATCCGACAGCAGCTCGGACCGATCGCCGCTTTGGTGACTTCGGCGGGCCACTACGAGATGGCCCCGGTGAGCCAGATCAGGCCGGAGGCCTGGAACCGCATGCTGCGGGTCCACGTGGGCGGGTTGTTCCACGCCGCTCGAGCCTGCCTGCCCGACATGCTCGAGCGGCGTTCTGGCGCGGTGGTCGCGGTGGCCAGTGAACTCGCGGTGGGCGGCGGCGACGGTGACGCCCACTACGCCGCGGCCAAAGGCGCCATCCTCGGCCTGGTGCGCAGCCTGGCCGCCGAGGTGGCCGATCGTGGCGTGCGGGTCAACGCGGTGGCGCCGGGCCCCACCGACACGCCTCTGCTGGCCTCCGATTCTCCTTGGCGTGCAGCCGATTACCTGGCCACCCTGCCGTTGCGGCGACTGGTCACACCGGTCGAGGTGGCGCGCTGTGTGCAGTACCTGGTGTGCGACGCCACCTTCAGCACCGGAGACGTCGTCAACGTCAACGCGGGAGCGGTGATATGA
- the menE gene encoding o-succinylbenzoate--CoA ligase: MLAVLDDVLAGRGSAILPVPADDERQTSLLTTTLRAGDDIDDDVALVISTSGTTGKPKGALLTAAALRSSAESTHARLGGEGRWLLALPAHHIAGLQVLVRSTLAGTTPVAVPASFVPSELPSAVAALGTGRRYASLVAVQLDKSLQDPAAADALAELDAVLIGGGPMPGGVAERAQAAGVNVVRTYGMSETAGGCVYDGVALDGVKVRIENARILLGGATVAKGYRNPITPDPFAEPGWFRTDDLGAVDDSGALRVLGRVDDAVSTGGLTVLPQLVESALAGHPAIADCAVFGVRDERLGQRVVVALVLTPGSAAPDVAELRAQVSQTLDATAAPREVHIVDELPRRGIGKVDRRALAARYS; encoded by the coding sequence TTGCTGGCGGTCCTCGATGACGTCCTGGCCGGACGCGGGTCGGCGATCCTGCCGGTGCCCGCCGACGACGAACGTCAGACGTCCCTGCTGACAACCACTTTGCGCGCAGGGGACGACATCGACGACGACGTCGCCCTGGTGATCTCGACGTCGGGCACCACCGGCAAACCCAAAGGCGCGTTGCTGACGGCGGCTGCGTTGCGATCCAGCGCCGAGTCCACCCACGCCCGGCTGGGTGGTGAGGGGCGGTGGCTGCTCGCCCTGCCCGCCCATCACATTGCGGGCCTGCAGGTCCTGGTGCGCAGCACGCTGGCCGGCACCACGCCCGTCGCCGTCCCGGCTTCGTTCGTCCCGAGCGAGTTGCCCTCTGCGGTGGCCGCTTTGGGTACTGGACGCCGCTACGCCTCACTGGTTGCGGTGCAGCTGGACAAGTCCTTGCAGGACCCCGCCGCCGCGGACGCGCTGGCCGAACTCGATGCCGTGCTGATCGGCGGCGGGCCGATGCCTGGCGGCGTGGCCGAACGTGCGCAGGCGGCGGGGGTTAACGTGGTGCGCACCTACGGGATGAGCGAGACCGCCGGTGGCTGCGTGTACGACGGCGTGGCACTCGACGGCGTGAAGGTCCGTATCGAAAATGCCCGCATCCTGCTCGGCGGCGCCACCGTGGCCAAAGGGTATCGCAACCCGATCACACCTGACCCGTTCGCCGAGCCTGGCTGGTTCCGCACCGATGATCTTGGCGCCGTGGATGATTCGGGCGCGCTCCGGGTCCTGGGCCGGGTAGACGACGCGGTCAGCACGGGCGGGCTGACGGTGCTGCCACAACTGGTCGAGTCCGCACTGGCCGGCCACCCGGCGATCGCCGACTGCGCGGTGTTCGGGGTCCGCGACGAGCGACTCGGTCAGCGGGTGGTGGTCGCGCTGGTACTGACCCCGGGTTCGGCGGCCCCCGACGTGGCTGAACTCCGGGCCCAGGTGTCACAAACCCTGGATGCCACCGCGGCACCGCGCGAGGTGCACATTGTCGACGAGTTGCCGCGTCGCGGCATCGGCAAGGTGGACCGCCGAGCGCTGGCCGCCCGATACAGCTGA
- a CDS encoding VOC family protein, whose amino-acid sequence MEILASRMLIRPVDYPKSVEFYRDGIGLAIAREYGAGTVFYAGQSLIELAGHHSPTESGVFPGALWLQVRDVYATQSELEGRGVEIARAAAEEPWGLHEMHVADPDGITLIFVQVPATHPLRRDTRR is encoded by the coding sequence ATGGAAATCCTGGCCAGCCGGATGTTGATCCGACCGGTCGACTACCCGAAGTCGGTCGAGTTCTACCGCGACGGGATCGGTCTGGCCATCGCCCGCGAATACGGCGCCGGCACAGTCTTTTACGCCGGGCAGTCCCTGATCGAGTTGGCCGGACATCACAGCCCCACCGAGTCTGGGGTGTTCCCGGGTGCATTGTGGTTGCAGGTGCGCGACGTCTACGCCACCCAGTCCGAACTGGAAGGCCGGGGAGTGGAGATCGCCCGGGCCGCGGCCGAGGAGCCGTGGGGTCTGCACGAGATGCACGTGGCGGACCCCGACGGCATCACGCTGATCTTCGTCCAGGTGCCCGCGACCCACCCGCTGCGCCGGGACACCCGCCGCTGA
- a CDS encoding PucR family transcriptional regulator ligand-binding domain-containing protein has product MAERRDVVPTLRDLLESHRGLITPDEPTGDLNQPVSWVHTTELRDPSRYLRGGELVCTVGISLQTPQDCAAFVESLTQAGAAALCFGIGDVHDTVPDALITSAARDGLPILIAPPNVPFSSVSRYVADSQLGGEIAVARATNSLMPELLSSQRRRESVRQLLYRAGEVLGCHLLLDPDGAPGDAGATVAVDGLGTLTSVGSGDPPETAVLELIARFVQAAQGERDIESALSRERVGQLLSLIERRMLLPDALNQLLDWPGLAAPELNCSAWPAGAGAVLSMAFPDAMVGDAPEVCLVLEAGARTRNTAELSLPSGHAAAAPLAELGAAITQARIALDLAQQHGGSIGPDQLSTFDSLLEGLPLNRLAPFKSQLIDPLEGLDKDRGTQHVRTLRAFLATNGSLIDTARELFLHTNTVRHRLSRIHEITGRNPMSFEDQAAFAIGLRASDRARRMPGRPD; this is encoded by the coding sequence ATGGCGGAACGCCGCGACGTCGTACCGACGCTGCGCGATCTACTCGAGTCGCACCGGGGCCTGATCACCCCCGACGAGCCCACCGGTGACCTGAACCAACCGGTCAGCTGGGTGCACACCACCGAGTTGCGGGACCCGTCGCGGTATCTGCGCGGTGGCGAACTGGTCTGCACGGTGGGTATCAGCCTGCAGACCCCCCAGGACTGTGCGGCTTTCGTCGAATCGTTGACCCAGGCCGGGGCCGCCGCCCTGTGCTTCGGCATCGGGGATGTGCACGACACTGTTCCAGACGCGCTGATCACCTCGGCCGCCCGCGACGGCCTGCCGATCCTCATCGCCCCGCCCAATGTGCCGTTCTCCTCCGTGAGCCGCTATGTCGCAGATTCTCAGCTCGGCGGCGAGATAGCCGTCGCGCGGGCCACCAATTCCCTCATGCCCGAATTACTTTCGTCGCAACGACGGCGCGAGTCGGTACGCCAGCTCCTGTACCGGGCAGGTGAGGTGCTGGGTTGTCACCTCCTGCTGGATCCCGACGGAGCACCTGGGGACGCGGGGGCCACCGTCGCGGTCGACGGCCTGGGAACCCTGACCTCGGTGGGCAGCGGCGACCCGCCCGAAACTGCGGTGCTGGAGCTGATCGCGCGATTCGTCCAGGCCGCTCAAGGGGAACGCGACATCGAATCCGCGCTCTCCCGCGAACGTGTCGGGCAACTGCTGTCGCTGATCGAGCGGCGCATGCTGCTGCCCGACGCTCTCAATCAGCTGTTGGACTGGCCGGGGCTGGCCGCACCCGAGCTGAACTGCTCGGCCTGGCCCGCCGGGGCCGGCGCCGTGCTGTCGATGGCATTTCCCGATGCCATGGTCGGCGATGCACCCGAGGTGTGTCTGGTGCTGGAGGCCGGCGCCCGCACCCGCAACACCGCCGAACTCTCGCTGCCCTCGGGCCACGCCGCGGCCGCGCCGCTGGCCGAGCTCGGGGCAGCGATCACCCAGGCCCGCATCGCCCTCGACCTGGCGCAGCAGCACGGCGGCAGCATCGGCCCCGATCAGCTGAGCACGTTCGACAGCCTGCTGGAGGGCCTGCCCTTGAACCGGTTGGCCCCGTTCAAAAGCCAGCTCATCGACCCGTTGGAGGGCCTGGACAAGGACCGGGGCACCCAGCATGTCCGGACGCTGCGGGCCTTCCTGGCCACCAACGGGTCGCTCATCGACACCGCCCGCGAGCTGTTCCTGCACACCAACACCGTGCGGCACCGGCTGAGCCGCATCCACGAGATCACCGGACGGAACCCGATGAGTTTCGAGGACCAGGCAGCCTTCGCCATCGGATTGCGGGCCAGCGACCGCGCCCGCCGGATGCCGGGACGACCCGACTGA
- the speB gene encoding agmatinase produces MTEGNQVTGQPYVRSETGNVGQVDARAVPRYAGIATFARLPQRHEVSDYDIAVVGVPFDTGVTYRPGARFGPAAIRQASRLLKPYHPALDVSPFAQAQVVDAGDIAANPFDIEAAVDQIREGIAELVATPEQRVVLLGGDHTIALPALQAMHAVHGPVALVHFDAHLDTWDTYFGAPCTHGTPFRRASEQGLIAKGNSAHVGIRGSLYDRADLLDDESLGFTVVHCRDIDRIGVDGVIERIRERVGSHPVYVSIDIDVLDPAFAPGTGTPEIGGMTSRELVAVLRAMRGLPIVGADVVEVAPAYDSGDVTAVAAANLAYELVTLMADHD; encoded by the coding sequence ATGACGGAAGGGAATCAGGTGACAGGCCAGCCGTATGTGAGGTCCGAGACGGGAAACGTCGGTCAGGTCGATGCGAGGGCGGTGCCGCGGTACGCCGGTATCGCCACGTTTGCCCGGCTGCCGCAGCGTCACGAGGTGTCCGACTACGACATCGCCGTGGTCGGGGTGCCGTTCGACACCGGCGTCACCTACCGGCCGGGTGCCCGGTTCGGCCCGGCCGCGATCCGGCAGGCCTCGCGTCTGCTCAAGCCGTACCACCCGGCGCTGGATGTCAGCCCGTTCGCGCAGGCGCAGGTGGTCGACGCCGGCGATATCGCCGCCAATCCGTTCGATATCGAGGCGGCGGTGGACCAAATTCGGGAGGGGATCGCGGAGTTGGTGGCCACGCCGGAGCAGCGGGTGGTGCTGCTCGGCGGGGACCACACCATCGCGCTGCCGGCCCTGCAGGCGATGCACGCGGTGCACGGCCCGGTGGCGCTGGTGCACTTCGACGCCCACCTCGATACTTGGGACACCTACTTCGGTGCGCCCTGCACGCACGGCACCCCGTTCCGCCGGGCCTCCGAGCAGGGCCTGATCGCCAAGGGAAACTCGGCGCACGTCGGGATCCGCGGCTCGCTCTACGACCGGGCCGACCTGCTCGACGACGAGTCACTGGGCTTCACCGTGGTGCACTGTCGCGACATCGACCGCATCGGTGTCGACGGTGTCATCGAGCGGATTCGTGAGCGGGTCGGGAGCCACCCGGTATACGTATCGATCGACATCGACGTGCTGGACCCGGCATTCGCGCCAGGCACGGGGACACCCGAGATCGGTGGGATGACGAGCCGAGAGTTGGTGGCGGTGTTGCGGGCCATGCGCGGCCTGCCGATCGTCGGTGCGGACGTGGTGGAGGTCGCCCCCGCTTACGACAGCGGCGACGTGACTGCCGTGGCCGCGGCCAACCTGGCCTACGAGCTGGTTACTCTGATGGCTGACCATGACTGA
- a CDS encoding APC family permease, whose product MTASPISVPDQETDGSHVLRREFSLWSAFAFAFAFISPIVALYGIFGLALSAAGPSFWWGFALVFGGQLLVALVFAMLVSRWPLEGSIYQWSRRLLGTSYGWFAGWVYMWTLVIAMATVALGAAGFVANIAGVESPSGGLRAVIALVILLGGTAINLIGRGALKVFMTASIVAEVIGSIGLGTWLLLFHRNNSLSVLFDGGGADMDTWTYLGGPFLIAVAFIGFSFVGFESAGAIAEEVHEPRRDLPKAVLFSLGFIALVVAYSSLAIILAIPDLDAVVSGSVADPVYETLTAALGHGIAKPVELLFVIGFLASFLALQTSASRVIWAYARDGALPASAVLSRLRGRARIPVVAILITTVVGGALFLLSIVAGDVYSLMVNFTAGGFYLAFLFPLIGFVVVLARRGWKDGAFSVGRATVPVAVVAAVWAILQTLNIAWPRPVFEQRYLDWSVWIGVAVLGVIGLAVLLSVRHRIVSAAVIDDIEADDELAHKEAVHD is encoded by the coding sequence ATGACTGCATCGCCGATCTCGGTGCCCGACCAGGAGACCGACGGGTCCCACGTGCTACGGCGCGAATTCTCGCTGTGGTCGGCGTTCGCCTTCGCCTTCGCGTTCATCTCGCCGATCGTCGCGCTCTACGGAATCTTCGGTCTGGCGTTGTCCGCCGCCGGCCCGAGCTTCTGGTGGGGCTTCGCGCTGGTGTTCGGCGGTCAGCTACTGGTCGCTCTGGTCTTCGCCATGCTGGTGTCGCGGTGGCCGTTGGAGGGTTCCATATATCAGTGGTCGCGGCGGCTGCTCGGCACGTCCTACGGCTGGTTCGCGGGCTGGGTGTACATGTGGACGCTGGTGATCGCGATGGCGACCGTGGCGCTCGGCGCCGCCGGGTTCGTGGCGAACATCGCCGGAGTGGAATCGCCGTCGGGCGGCTTGCGGGCCGTCATCGCGCTGGTGATCCTGCTCGGCGGAACGGCGATCAACCTGATCGGCCGCGGTGCGCTCAAGGTGTTCATGACGGCCAGCATCGTGGCCGAGGTGATCGGTTCAATCGGGCTGGGCACCTGGCTGCTGCTGTTCCACCGCAACAACTCGTTGTCGGTGCTGTTCGACGGTGGCGGCGCCGATATGGACACCTGGACCTATCTGGGCGGGCCGTTCCTGATTGCGGTGGCGTTCATCGGATTCTCGTTCGTCGGGTTCGAAAGCGCGGGCGCCATCGCCGAGGAGGTGCACGAGCCGCGGCGCGATCTGCCCAAAGCCGTGCTCTTCTCGCTGGGATTCATCGCGCTGGTGGTGGCCTACTCGAGCCTGGCGATCATCCTGGCGATCCCGGATCTGGACGCGGTGGTGTCCGGTTCGGTGGCCGATCCGGTGTACGAAACCCTCACGGCGGCACTGGGACACGGGATTGCCAAGCCGGTCGAGTTGTTGTTCGTCATCGGCTTCCTGGCCAGCTTTCTGGCCCTGCAGACCTCCGCGTCGCGGGTGATCTGGGCTTACGCTCGTGACGGTGCGCTGCCCGCTTCGGCCGTGCTGTCCCGATTGCGCGGCAGGGCGCGAATCCCGGTGGTGGCGATCCTGATCACCACGGTGGTCGGTGGCGCTCTGTTCCTGCTCAGCATCGTGGCCGGCGATGTCTACTCGCTCATGGTCAATTTCACGGCGGGCGGCTTCTACCTGGCCTTCCTGTTCCCGTTGATCGGGTTCGTGGTGGTGCTGGCCCGCCGCGGCTGGAAGGACGGCGCGTTCAGCGTGGGCCGGGCCACGGTTCCGGTTGCCGTGGTGGCCGCGGTGTGGGCGATCCTGCAGACGCTCAACATCGCTTGGCCGAGGCCGGTTTTCGAGCAGCGCTACCTGGATTGGTCGGTGTGGATCGGTGTCGCGGTGTTGGGGGTGATCGGTCTGGCCGTCCTACTGAGTGTGCGGCACCGGATTGTGAGCGCTGCGGTGATCGATGACATCGAGGCCGACGACGAGCTTGCACACAAGGAGGCAGTCCATGACTGA
- a CDS encoding SDR family NAD(P)-dependent oxidoreductase: MSSLSRRVALVTGAAQGMGAAHARRLAAAGATVAVNDIRGSAALDELATEIGGLAVPGDVSDPGTCVEIVDTVAATAGRLDVLVANHAYMTMAPLLDHDEADWWRVVDTNLGGTFHLVQAVLPHMRRNGEGRIVVIASEWGVTGWPEATAYAASKAGLISLVKTLGRELAPEGIIVNAVAPGVTDTPQLQVDADAAGIALSDMHARYAESIPLGRIGSVDEIAAAVQFLADFEMSAVVGQVISCNGGATRTRA; the protein is encoded by the coding sequence ATGAGTTCACTTTCACGCCGGGTCGCGCTGGTCACCGGCGCCGCGCAGGGGATGGGCGCGGCCCACGCGCGCCGGCTGGCCGCCGCGGGAGCGACGGTGGCGGTCAACGACATTCGCGGCAGTGCCGCTCTGGACGAGCTGGCCACCGAGATCGGCGGTCTGGCCGTCCCCGGCGATGTCAGTGACCCTGGCACCTGTGTCGAGATCGTCGACACGGTGGCCGCCACGGCGGGCCGGCTCGACGTGCTGGTCGCCAACCACGCCTACATGACCATGGCCCCGCTGCTCGACCACGACGAGGCGGACTGGTGGCGGGTCGTCGACACCAACCTGGGCGGCACCTTTCATCTGGTGCAGGCGGTCCTGCCGCACATGCGCCGGAACGGCGAGGGGCGGATCGTGGTGATCGCCAGCGAGTGGGGTGTCACCGGCTGGCCGGAGGCAACGGCCTATGCGGCGTCCAAAGCCGGGCTCATCTCGTTGGTCAAGACCCTCGGCCGGGAGCTGGCGCCGGAGGGCATCATCGTCAACGCGGTGGCGCCGGGGGTGACCGATACCCCGCAGCTGCAGGTCGACGCCGATGCCGCCGGGATCGCGTTGTCCGACATGCACGCGCGCTATGCCGAGTCGATTCCGTTGGGCCGCATCGGTTCTGTTGACGAGATCGCGGCCGCGGTTCAGTTCTTGGCCGACTTCGAGATGTCGGCGGTGGTTGGGCAGGTGATCTCCTGCAACGGCGGGGCTACCCGGACGAGGGCGTGA
- a CDS encoding polysaccharide deacetylase, translating into MTEFRWPEGKTAAAAFTFDVDAESAVLWGNDGVSARMSVMSHQAYGPLVGIPRILDLLERHQIPSTFFVPGHTAHRYPEAVRAIVAAGHEIAHHGYLHEQPTALTLQEEIDALDRGLEALDEVAGVRPVGYRAPMWDLSWHTPSLLAARGFLYDSSLMDADCPYELAVGDTSLVEVPIQWALDDWEQYCYLPDISGSGLIESPRKARELWQLEFDALRRAGACWVLTNHPFLSGRPSRAAELDDLMRYVAEHTDVWTTNLGAIAEHVRSLGLQPRSITKP; encoded by the coding sequence ATGACTGAATTCCGTTGGCCGGAGGGCAAAACCGCGGCCGCCGCGTTCACCTTCGACGTCGATGCCGAATCTGCAGTGCTGTGGGGCAACGACGGCGTCTCCGCCCGCATGAGCGTGATGTCCCACCAGGCGTACGGGCCGCTGGTGGGGATTCCCCGGATCCTGGATCTGTTGGAGCGCCATCAGATTCCGTCAACGTTCTTCGTCCCGGGCCACACCGCGCATCGGTATCCCGAGGCAGTCCGTGCGATCGTGGCGGCAGGGCATGAGATCGCCCACCACGGCTACCTGCACGAGCAACCGACGGCGCTGACGCTGCAGGAGGAGATCGACGCGCTGGACCGCGGGCTGGAGGCACTGGACGAGGTGGCCGGGGTACGGCCGGTCGGCTACCGCGCGCCGATGTGGGACCTGTCCTGGCACACTCCTTCTTTGCTCGCAGCTCGCGGTTTCTTGTACGACTCCAGCCTGATGGACGCCGATTGCCCCTATGAGCTGGCCGTCGGCGATACCTCCCTGGTCGAGGTCCCGATCCAGTGGGCTCTCGACGACTGGGAGCAGTACTGCTATCTGCCGGACATCTCGGGATCCGGCCTGATCGAAAGCCCCCGCAAGGCCCGGGAACTGTGGCAGCTGGAGTTCGACGCCCTCCGCCGTGCCGGTGCCTGCTGGGTGCTGACCAATCACCCGTTCCTGTCCGGGCGGCCTTCGCGAGCGGCCGAACTCGACGATCTGATGCGCTACGTGGCCGAGCACACCGATGTGTGGACGACGAACCTCGGGGCGATCGCCGAGCATGTGCGCTCGCTCGGACTGCAGCCGCGGAGCATCACCAAGCCGTGA